The sequence TAAATTCCACGTCCTTTGATGTCAAGTCATGGGGGGCATGGTCTGTGGCAATTATATCTATTACCCCGTTTCTTAAACCTTCTTTTATTGCCTCCACATCATCTTTTGAGCGTAATGGTGGATTGACTTTTGTGTTAGTGTCAAAGCCTATAGTTGCCTCATGGGTGAGTGTAAAATAATGGGGGCATGTATCGGCGGTAATCTTTTTATACCTTGACTTCGCATTTCCTATTATCTCAACGCTGCCTGCTGTGGATATATGGGTAAGATGGATTGAAGAACCCACATATCGGGCAATGGCTATATCCCTGGCTACAATTATCTCTTCTGCTATACAAGGGACTGCTTCGAGTCCTGTGAGAAGGGAAACTGTGCCTTCATGGACATAACCTTTTGAAAGCTCAGGGTCTTCACAGTGGGATATGACAGGGATATTAAATATCTTTGTATATTCCAGGGCTTTTCTTATTAATTCTGCATTCCTTACCGACTTTCCATCGTCTGATATGGCCACAATCCCTGCCTCATACATCTCGCCGATCTCTGAAAGTTCCTCACCGTTTAGACCTTTTGTGATGGAACCACAGGGAAATACACGGCAGTAGCCTTCTAACTTTGCCTTTTTTGTTATATATTCGGTTATACTTTTGTTATCGTTGATAGGGTCTGTGTTTGCCATGCACACCACTGAGGTAAAACCACCGCAAACTGCAGCCATAGTTCCTGTTTTTATAGTCTCTTTATATTCATAGCCAGGTTCCCTTAAATGTGCATGGATATCGATAAATCCAGGGGCAAGTATATGGCCTGTTGCATCTATGACCTCATCTTCATTTCCTTTTTGTTTTAGACTTTTCCCTATCTTTTCTATTTTCCCATCTTTTATCAATACATCAAAGGTCTCGTTTATATGATTTTTTGGGTCAATGACCCGGCTATTTTTTATGAGTATTATCATGTCCCACGCCCTGCAAGGAGATATAGGATGGCCATACGAATGGCAACGCCATTTTCCACTTGATCGAGTATAACAGAATAAGGACCGTCTGCAACCTCATCGGTGATTTCTACACCCCTGTTCATAGGCCCGGGGTGCATGATAATCACATCTTTTTTTGCCTTTTCCACGTGGACTGCCTTGAGCCCATATAGGTTTGAATATTCTCTCACTGAAGGTATATATGAGATACCTCCCCGTTCTTTCTGTATCCTCAACATCATTATAACATCTGCATCCAATACTGCCTTGTTTATGTCATACTCCACCTTTACCCCCAACTCATGGAGGTGTGGAGGAATCATGGTAGGAGGGCCTGAACATACAATCTCTGTGTCAAAATTTTTTAAGGCAAATATATTCGAACGTGCAACCCTGCTATGTATTATAT is a genomic window of Syntrophorhabdaceae bacterium containing:
- a CDS encoding dihydroorotase, producing MIILIKNSRVIDPKNHINETFDVLIKDGKIEKIGKSLKQKGNEDEVIDATGHILAPGFIDIHAHLREPGYEYKETIKTGTMAAVCGGFTSVVCMANTDPINDNKSITEYITKKAKLEGYCRVFPCGSITKGLNGEELSEIGEMYEAGIVAISDDGKSVRNAELIRKALEYTKIFNIPVISHCEDPELSKGYVHEGTVSLLTGLEAVPCIAEEIIVARDIAIARYVGSSIHLTHISTAGSVEIIGNAKSRYKKITADTCPHYFTLTHEATIGFDTNTKVNPPLRSKDDVEAIKEGLRNGVIDIIATDHAPHDLTSKDVEFNLATSGISGLETALPLSLNLVHEGILTIEELIEKFTVNPASLLNLPYGEIGIGKAADIIVFNPNIEWTVDKNKFYSKGKNTPFHGWRLKGKNLLTMVNGKIVYRDPLL